A stretch of Chionomys nivalis chromosome 2, mChiNiv1.1, whole genome shotgun sequence DNA encodes these proteins:
- the LOC130869481 gene encoding 40S ribosomal protein SA, whose protein sequence is MSGALDVLQMKEEDVLKFLAAGTHLGGTNLDFQMEQYIYKRKSDGIYIINLKRTWEKLLLAARAIVAIENPADVSVISSRNTGQRAVLKFAAATGATPIAGRFTPGTFTNQIQAAFREPRLLVVTDPRADHQPLTEASYVNLPTIALCNTDSPLRYVDIAIPCNNKGAHSVGLMWWMLAREVLRMRGTISREHPWEVMPDLYFYRDPEEIEKEEQAAAEKAVTKEEFQGEWTAPAPEFTAAQPEVADWSEGVQVPSVPIQQFPTEDWSAQPTTEDWSAAPTAQATEWVGATTEWS, encoded by the coding sequence ATGTCCGGAGCCCTTGATGTCCtgcagatgaaggaggaggatgtCCTCAAATTCCTTGCTGCAGGCACCCACTTAGGTGGCACCAACCTCGACTTTCAGATGGAGCAGTACATCTACAAAAGGAAAAGTGATGGCATCTACATCATCAACCTGAAGAGGACCTGGGAAAAGCTGCTGCTTGCAGCTCGGGCTATTGTTGCCATCGAGAACCCTGCTGATGTCAGCGTCATCTCCTCCAGGAACACTGGGCAGCGAGCCGTGCTGAAGTTTGCTGCCGCCACTGGAGCCACTCCAATTGCTGGCCGTTTCACCCCAGGGACCTTCACTAACCAGATCCAGGCAGCCTTCAGGGAGCCACGGCTTCTAGTGGTGACCGATCCCAGGGCTGACCACCAGCCCCTCACAGAGGCGTCTTACGTGAACCTGCCCACCATTGCCCTGTGTAACACAGACTCACCTCTGCGCTACGTGGACATCGCCATCCCATGCAACAACAAGGGAGCTCACTCAGTGGGCCTGATGTGGTGGATGCTGGCCCGGGAAGTACTCCGCATGCGTGGCACTATCTCCCGTGAGCACCCATGGGAGGTTATGCCTGATCTTTACTTCTACAGAGATCCAGAGGAGATTGAGAAGGAAGAACAGGCTGCTGCCGAGAAGGCTGTGACCAAGGAGGAGTTTCAGGGTGAATGGACTGCACCAGCTCCTGAGTTCACTGCTGCTCAGCCAGAGGTGGCTGACTGGTCTGAGGGGGTGCAGGTGCCCTCGGTGCCCATCCAGCAGTTCCCTACTGAAGACTGGAGTGCCCAGCCAACCACTGAGGATTGGTCAGCAGCTCCCACAGCGCAGGCCACCGAGTGGGTTGGAGCCACCACTGAGTGGTCCTGA